The genomic DNA GCTGCCCTTCCACGTCTTCACCGACCCGCTCGTGCGCGGGCGCACCGACTACCTGCGGGCGCTGGGCCGCGACCCGTTCCGGCACTACACGCTCCCGGAGGCCGTGATCGACTTCCGCCAAGGGTTCGGACGGCTGATCCGCACGCGCACCGATGCCGGCGTCGTCATCGTGACCGATCGGCGGCTGACCACCAAGGGCTACGGCCGGAGCTTCCTGCGCAGCCTGCCGACCCGGCACCGGGTCTTCGACACCCCGCAGGACGCCCTGGAGGAGGTGCGGCGGTTCTTCGCCCGCGTCCGGGACAACGGCTCATGATGCGCCCAGAACCGTTCGGTAGACCTGGATGACTTCCTGCGCCTGCCGCGAGGTCGAGAACAGGTCGCACATGCGCTGCCGGGCCGCAGCCCCCCAGGCACGACGCCGCTCGCCGTCGGCCGCCATCTCCAGGATCGCCTCGGCCAGTTGCCCCGGCGTATCGTCCACGACGATCCCCGTCCGGCCGTCCAGCACGATGTCGGGCAGCACGCCGCGCCCGGCCACCACCAGCGGCTTGCCCATCGCCGCCATCTCCATGGCCGCCCGGCAGGAGCCGTCCGACCCCGGCATCAGCATCATGCCGGCGTCGAAGGTCGCCAGCACGTCGGCGTAGTCGTCGCTCCGGTAGCCCAACGGCAGGACCGTCCCGCCCAGGCCCGTCGCCAGCACCGGGCGGTCCAGGAGTTCCTCCCTGTGCGTGCCGCGGCCGCAGACGGCGATCCGGACGCACGGGTTCCTGCGCGCCACCGTCTGCGCCGCCCGCAAGAGCACGTCGAAGCGCCGGTGCCGCTGCACGCGCGCCACCAGCCCGATCACCACGTCGCCCTCGCCGAAGCCCAGCCGCGCGCGCAGTCCGTCGGGCGGATCGGCGGGCTGGAAGGCCCGCACGTCGATGGCGCCCCGCACCGCGCTCACCGTGCCGGGCGCGCGCCGCAGGCGCTCCAGCGCCTGCGCAACGTGCCGCTCGCTGAGCACGATCAGGTGGTCCAGGTTCCGGGGCCCGTAGAAGCGTCGCTCCAACAGCCCGCCGGCGTACTGGCGCGCCCCGTGATCGGTCCGCACCGTCGGGATGGTGCGCCGGGACCCGGCCAGGACCCCGATGAACTGATCCCACCCGCCGTGGAAGTGGATGATCCCGTAGTCGGCATCCGCCGCCTCGCGCAGCCGTCGGCGGGCGCGGAGCGCCTCCCGGAGGCTCCAGGCCCCGTGCGGCCGGAACACCTCCAGGCAACGGACCCCGGCCTCCCCGGCGCGCTGGGCCACGAGGTTCGGCACCCCGGGCGGCGCCGCCATACAGGCCAGGTCCGAGACCCAGCCGCGCTCGGACAGGTCCGCACAGAGCCGGACCACCGGCCCGGACGGGCCCGTCCACTTGTAGTCTGCCAGACAGTGCAGGACTCTCGGGTACACCCCGCTCACACCTCTTGTCGGCCGGAGCGCCCATGATAGTCGCGCACGGCGCGGAAATCCAATCGAGCCCGCGGCCCGGCGGCGGAAATGCTCCGAAACGCTTGCACTGCGCCCGCCTTTGGGGTAACATTGGCTGCTTGAGCGCGAAGGTGGCGGAATTGGCAGACGCGCTAGACTTAGGATCTAGTCCGCCTTGAGCGGATTGGGGGTTCGAATCCCCCCCTTCGCACCAATTCCACCACGGACGTTCTGCAGCGGAGCGGGTGTAGCTCAGCGGTAGAGCACCAGCTTGCCATGCTGGGTGTCGAGGGTTCGAATCCCTTCACCCGCTCCATCCCCCGTCCCGACGAACCCCTCCTCGCCCACCGCCCGTCCGTACGCCGCCCGCACCGGCGCCCGTGTGCACGCACGTCTGCGGCCGGGGACGGCCGCGCTGCCCGGTGTTGTTCGGAGGGCCGGGCATGGCAGGCGCGGGCACGACGGAGCGTGCCCCTCCAACGGCGGGGTCGCGTCCGTGCAAGTGGAGGGCCGCGCTCCGTCGCGGCCGGGGATGGCAGGCGGCCGGCCATTGCAGGAGCGGGCACGACGGAGCGTGCCCCTCCAACGGCGTGAACCGTTCGTGCAAGTGGAGGGCCGCGCTCCGTCGCGGCCGGGGGTCGGTGGAGGGCCGCGCTCCGTCGCGGCCGGGGATGGCAGGCGGCCCGTCATTGCGAGAGCGGGCACGACGGAGCGTGCCCCTCCAACGGCATCCCTGCCGGCCCCGGCGGCTATGGCTCCAGCCGGACGCTCTGTGCGATGCGTCCGGCAGCGCCCGCCGGGCCGACCAGGTAGAGCGGCGTCGGGGACACGGTGACCGTCGGCCCCGAGACGGACCGCCCCATCAGGTCCAGGCATTCGGCCCCGTCGGGAATGGAGACCCGCGCCGTGCCCGCCGCGTCCCACAGGACGCAGACCGCCTGAACGCCGGTCTCGAACCCCAGGGAGAACCGATCCTCGCCCACGTCCCCGGAGGCCGCGAACCGCGCGTTCGGCCCCATCAGGTCCGTGAAGACCGCCAGCGCCGGGAAGACGCGCGCCGGGGCGCCGCCGTACTTGAAGAACATGCAGTTGTAGTTGGGCTGGTTCACGCGCCCGCCCACGCCGGCGTGCACGATGATCTTCTCCACCCCGCGCGCCATCATCACGGCGAAGAGGCGGATCGTGTACTCGGCGCACTGGCGCTCGTCGGCCAGCAGCCGCTGCCCCGCCCACCCGGTTCCCGGCAGCACCGGCTGGGCCGGCGGGTCGTCGTCGCCGTAGTAGGAGAACTCCGTGACCCACATCGGCTTGCGGCCGCCGTGTCGGTCCATCCGTTCCAGCAGTTCATCCGTCTGGCCGATGAAGCTCTCCGGCGGCACCCGGCCCGGGTAGAGGTGCAGGCCGAAGATGTCGACGTGCTCCAGGCAGCCCGCCTCGATCACCTCGCGGGTCAGGTGGCGCGGAGAACTGCCGATCCCGCCGATCACCCGGCACTCCGGGTCGGCGCGGCGCATCGCGGCGGCCGCCTTCGCCAGCAGGTCCACGTAGTCGGCCGGTGTATACCCGCCCGAGGCGGGCAGCGAGTAGTGCGTGTAGATCGGCTCGTTCAGGAACTCCCACACGCGGATGCGGCCGCCGTAGTGCTCGACGGCCCTTCCCACGAACTCCGCGAGCCGCTCGGGGTCCTTCGGCGCCCAGGCCAGCCCGCCCGGCGCCCTCCCCGACACCTCCGCATCCGGCGGAACGGACGTGTTCCATACGGTCGAAGGATACGGCGGCAGAAGGGCCGTCACGTTCACCCCTTCCCGGATGACCCGGTCGACCTGCACGTCGCCGATCTCCCATCGGTATTCGCCCTGCCGCGGCTCCAGGTCGTGCCACTTCAGCGTCCAGTCCCTGTGCCACGTGCACCCGGCCTTCCTCGCCAGCCGGATCAGGTATGCGTCCGGGAAGGCGTGGTTCAGCCCCAGAGCCGTATCATCCCACCGCGGCTCGGGCACGAACGCCAGGCGCAGATCCTGAGACCACGAGCGGCCGGCCGCGCTGAACTCGGCCGTCAGGCGGTAGTAGCCTCTCCAATCGGCCGGCAGCTCGACGTCCCGCTCGGCGCCCGAGGACGGCGGCACGTCCAGGCGGACGTCCGGCAGCTCGATCGCCTCGTCGAAGAAGTCCGCAGCCCGCAGGCGGACGGCGACCGCCCCGGCCTCTTCCGTATGGTTGCACGCGCGCAGCCTGATCGAGGCGGGCGTCGCGGCCGTGAAGATGCCGGCCGGGCTGTTGGGCTCAATCCCGGCCTCCAGGGGCGCGTACGGCTCAAAGGCTGTCGCCACCTCCCCCCGCTCGAGCTGGACGGCGTCGATGTCCACGGCCACCGGCGAGTCATCGACCAGGTCGGGGCCGACAAAAACGTAGACGTAGCGCGTCTCCGGGCGGAACGTGAACGAGTAGCGCCGCCAATCGGTCGAGAGCCGGACGGTCTCCCGCAGGTCGCGGGCACGGACCCGCGAGGCGCCCTCCGGCTCCTCCGCGCGCACGCCCAGGGCGGCCTGGGCGCCGTCCGCGCTTGCGCGCATCCGGCACGAAAGGGTGTACGCCTCGCCGGGCTCCACGGGAATCCAGCCCACGTTGGCCGCCTGCATCATCCGGATGCGCCGCGCCACGGGCTCGTAGTAGTCCCAGTACAGCATCGGCCCGTCCGGCCCGCCCAGCGGCACACGCAGGAAGCGCCGGCCGTGCGCCGCGCCGTCGGATTCGATCCGGCCCTGGAGGCGGTCCAGGTTCCCCCAGGCGATCGGGCGTCCGACGGCCCCCCAGCCGACCAGCCCCAGCTCAAAGGAGCCGTTCGGCACCATGTTCCTGCCGGCCGCCGGCGGGACCGTCTGTGTGAAGGCCACCTCGTCCACCGTGAACTCCACGATGCGCACGTCGTCCAGGTACAGCGTGCCCGCCTCGTGGAACCAGAACTGGAGCCGGCTGGTCTCGCCCACCGACGCCGTCGCGCGGAACGGCACCCGCACCTCCTGCCACTGTGTCGTCAGCGGCACGCCGACGCTCAGCCCGGCCGGCTGCCAGTCGGCGGTATCCGTCAGCGCCACGGTGACGCTGCGGTCCTTCATCCCCTCCGCGCGCATGCGGCAGGAGAACTCGTAGAGCCGGCCGCGCTCCACGTGCACTCGGCCCACCTGGGCCACCATGGCGTGGTGGGAGCCGCCCGAACCCTCGCAGCGCGTGCACTCGAGCCGGCCGTGCGTGTTGCCGTCGTCATGGACCACGGTCAGCTCCTGATCGACGCCGCCCGGGTCGCCCGCCGCCTGCCAGTACAGGGGCCGCCCGTCCTCGACCTGCGCAAAGTCCCCGTTCGACACCCGATTGTCCATCATCATCTCCTGCGCGTTCCCGGGCCCGGCCAGCAGGGCCGCCCCGATCCACAGCATTCCGATCACCGACCGCGTCCCTGCGTTCATCGTTCGTCCTTCGCACTTCTCTGCTTGTGCAGATGGTCCGTCAGCTCGCTGGGCCGCATCCACGCGACGCGCTCTTCGTGGAACTCCCGGATGCGCGCCACCACCAGGCGGAACGCGTCCCAGCCGACTCCATCGGCAGGGTTCAGGCCCTGCCAGTGCGCATGGAAGAGGCAGTATGGCGCCCCCTTCCGGATGTACTCGGCGATGCGGCCGCCCTGCCCGTCCGCCGTGATGTAGTAGTCCGGATCGACGTGCGCAGGGCTGTTCTCCCAGCGGCCCAACCTGTCCTCGCCGATCACGGGCATGTCGTAGACGCCGAACTCGCCCTCGGCGGCCATGCATTCGGCAAGGCCGCGCCTGTGGACGAAGCACGGCACGGTCGGGCCGCGGAAGCCCCCGCGCCGGGCCACGTTCAGCAGCGCCCGCCAGCAGTTCGCGCTCAGGTTCGTCGCCCCCTGCCTTCGCAGTTCGGCATAGCGCGCCGCCGCCTCCGGACCGCCGCCGCCGGGCCACGTCAGGCCGGTGAAGCGCACGCCGATCTTCGCGCCCTCGGCAATGATGTCCTCGAAGTACTCCTCGTATTCCGCCGCCGGCACCTCCGGTTCGTGCATCCAGAGCCCTTCGTAGGGGGCGTCCGGCGGGATGGTGCGTGTGCGGAAGTCATAGCGGCGGCCGTGGGTCATTACCTCCATGTGGGAGTCGATGCCACATGCACAGGCCCGCTGCAGTTGCTCGATGTAGATCCGCTCGGCATCCGACCTCGGCTCGCTGAGCACGCGGCCGCCGGAACCGAGCGCCAGGATCACGCTGGATTCTCCGGCGATAGCCTCCGCACGGACGTAGTCCAGGAAATCGCCGAACGCACTGGGCGGCGCCCGCCAGGGGCTCGTGTCGTCACAGAAGAAAGACAGGATCGTCGTCTTCATCCTCTCCTCCCGGTCGCCCGGTTCGGCATCCGCCGCAGGCTCAGCGGCGCGTGCCGTCCGCATCGGCTTCGAGAGTGGGAGCAGCAGGGCTGCCGCACCGACACACCGCTTCAGGAAGCTCCGTCTCTCCATGTGCGCACCCCTCCTTGAACCCAGAATGCGTGTGGCTGCCTCGCCGCGCCGGGGATGTCGGGCATCTGTCCGCACCGGTTCGAGAAGCGGAACGGCCGCCCATGATCGCACGCCCGCCACGCGCGCGCAACCTCCGCGCCGGATGCCCGACCGCCCGTGCCGCTTGGCAGGCCCCCGGCGGGCCCTGTACAATGGGCCGGCGCAGACACTCCGTTCCCCCTCTGGCGCCGGAGCCGCCCCGTTGTCCGACACACGTTTCGACATCATCGTCGTGGGCGCCGGCCACGCCGGCTGCGAGGCCGCGCTCGCGGCTGCCCGCATGGGCGCGCGCACGCTGCTGCTGACGATGAGCCTGGACACCGTCGGCCTGATGAGCTGCAACCCCGCCATCGGCGGGCTGGCCAAGGGACAGCTTGTCCGCGAGATCGACGCCCTCGGCGGCGAGATGGCCCGCGTGACCGACGCCACGGCCATCCAGTTCCGGATGCTGAACACCGCCAAGGGCCCGGCGATGCACTCGCCGCGCGCGCAGGTCGACCGCAGCGCCTACCGCCGGCTCATGAAACGCCGGATCGAGCAGCAGGAGAACCTGCACCTGCGCCAGGACATGGTGAGCGGCGTCCTGACCGAGTCCGGCGCCGTCCGGGGCGTCCGGACGGCCGACGGGCACGTCGAGTCCGCACGGGCGGTGGTCCTGACGGCGGGCACCTTCCTGTCCGGCACGCTCCACCTGGGCCGTTCGATCACGCCCGGCGGGCGCATGGGCGAGCCGGCGGCCGTCGGGCTCTCGCAGAGCCTGCGCTCCCTCGGCCTCGAACTGCGCCGCCTCAAGACCGACACCCCCCCGCGCGTGAACGCCCGCACGGTCGACCTCCACCGCCTCGAACCCGTGGCGGGCGACGCGCGTCCCGTCCCATTCAGCAGCTCCACCGAGCGCCTCGACCGCCCGCAGGCCCTCTGCTACGCCGCCGCGACCAATCGCCGCACCCATGACCTGATACGCGGCAGCATCCACCGGGCCCCGCTTTACGACGGCCAGATCACCGCGACCGGCCCGCGCTACTGCCCGTCGATCGAGATCAAGGTCCTCCGCTTCCCGGAGCGCGACACCCACCAGCTCTACCTCGAGCCCGAGGGGCTCGACACACTCGAACTCTACTGCAACGGCCTGTTCACCAGCCTGCCGCGCGACGTGCAGGAGGCGATGGTCCACAGCATCGAGGGCATGGAGCGCGCGCAGATCACGCGCTACGGCTACGCGGTCGAATACGACTGGCTCCCGCCGACGCAGCTTCGTCCGAGCCTCGAGGTCAAGCAGGTCGACGGGCTCTTTCTCGCCGGCCAGATCAACGGCACCAGCGGCTACGAAGAGGCCGCCGCGCAGGGGCTCGTCGCCGGCATCAACGCCGCCCGCAAGCTCCGGGACCGGCCCGCCCTCGTCCTCGGACGCGACGAAGCCTACATCGGCGTGCTCATCGACGACCTGGTCACCAAGGGGACCGAAGAGCCCTACCGCATGTTCACCTCGCTGGCCGAATACCGCCTGCTGTTGCGCCAGGACAACGCCGACCGCCGCCTCGGGCGCTACGCCCGCGAAAACGGGCTGATGGCCAACGCGCGATGGACGGACCTCGTCCGGAAGGAGGAACAGATCGCCGCCGCCCTCGCCTACCTGAGTGCCACGCGGCGCGACGGCGTGCCGCTGGCACAACTGCTTCGCCGGCCGGAGGTCACGCTGGACGATCTGCGCGGCGCCGACCCGGAGCTGGCCCGGATGACCGCCCGGCCGGACGTGCGGCAGCAGGTGGAGATCGAGGCCAAGTACGCCGGCTACATGAAGCGGCAGAGGGAGCAGGTGGAGCGCTTCCGCCGCAATGAGGACCGGCGCATCCCCGCGTCCGTGGACTACGACAGGGTCCCTGAACTGCGCTTCGAGGCCCGCGAGAAGCTCGCCCGCATCCGCCCCGCCTCGCTCGGCCAGGCGTCGCGCATCGCCGGCATCTCGCCCGCCGACCTCACCACCCTGATGATCTGGCTCGAGACCCGGCGCCCCCGCACCGCGCCGCCGCAAGCCGCCCCCTCCGAGGAGCCGACCCCATGACGCTGCCCCCCGGCAAGCTCGAACCCCGTCTCCTCGCCGAACTCCTCTCGGCCATCCCCGCGCGCGACGAACGCGTCGTGATCCGCCCCGCCGTCGGCCGCGACGTCTGCGCCATCGACATGGGCAACGGCCGCTGCCTCGTGGCCAAGACGGACCCCGTCACGTTCGCCACCGACCGGATTGGCTGGTACGTCGTGCACGTCAACGCCAACGACCTGGCCACCGTCGGCGCGCGCCCGCGCT from Candidatus Brocadiaceae bacterium includes the following:
- a CDS encoding glycosyltransferase family 4 protein — translated: MYPRVLHCLADYKWTGPSGPVVRLCADLSERGWVSDLACMAAPPGVPNLVAQRAGEAGVRCLEVFRPHGAWSLREALRARRRLREAADADYGIIHFHGGWDQFIGVLAGSRRTIPTVRTDHGARQYAGGLLERRFYGPRNLDHLIVLSERHVAQALERLRRAPGTVSAVRGAIDVRAFQPADPPDGLRARLGFGEGDVVIGLVARVQRHRRFDVLLRAAQTVARRNPCVRIAVCGRGTHREELLDRPVLATGLGGTVLPLGYRSDDYADVLATFDAGMMLMPGSDGSCRAAMEMAAMGKPLVVAGRGVLPDIVLDGRTGIVVDDTPGQLAEAILEMAADGERRRAWGAAARQRMCDLFSTSRQAQEVIQVYRTVLGAS
- the mnmG gene encoding tRNA uridine-5-carboxymethylaminomethyl(34) synthesis enzyme MnmG; this encodes MPDRPCRLAGPRRALYNGPAQTLRSPSGAGAAPLSDTRFDIIVVGAGHAGCEAALAAARMGARTLLLTMSLDTVGLMSCNPAIGGLAKGQLVREIDALGGEMARVTDATAIQFRMLNTAKGPAMHSPRAQVDRSAYRRLMKRRIEQQENLHLRQDMVSGVLTESGAVRGVRTADGHVESARAVVLTAGTFLSGTLHLGRSITPGGRMGEPAAVGLSQSLRSLGLELRRLKTDTPPRVNARTVDLHRLEPVAGDARPVPFSSSTERLDRPQALCYAAATNRRTHDLIRGSIHRAPLYDGQITATGPRYCPSIEIKVLRFPERDTHQLYLEPEGLDTLELYCNGLFTSLPRDVQEAMVHSIEGMERAQITRYGYAVEYDWLPPTQLRPSLEVKQVDGLFLAGQINGTSGYEEAAAQGLVAGINAARKLRDRPALVLGRDEAYIGVLIDDLVTKGTEEPYRMFTSLAEYRLLLRQDNADRRLGRYARENGLMANARWTDLVRKEEQIAAALAYLSATRRDGVPLAQLLRRPEVTLDDLRGADPELARMTARPDVRQQVEIEAKYAGYMKRQREQVERFRRNEDRRIPASVDYDRVPELRFEAREKLARIRPASLGQASRIAGISPADLTTLMIWLETRRPRTAPPQAAPSEEPTP